A DNA window from Chryseobacterium scophthalmum contains the following coding sequences:
- a CDS encoding rhodanese-like domain-containing protein, giving the protein MKVKIGALILISVFALNSCKTKAVSDNTIKTNIKEVVKSSDMVLVDVRIPEQYSEATAKDAVNIPLAELQNNIENLKGKKVVVFCNKGIQADQAVEILKKNGVEVYDGTTWKNVKAIQEEK; this is encoded by the coding sequence ATGAAAGTAAAAATAGGTGCGCTAATTCTGATTTCAGTATTTGCGTTAAATAGTTGTAAAACAAAAGCAGTATCAGACAATACTATTAAAACCAATATCAAGGAGGTTGTAAAAAGCTCCGACATGGTTTTGGTTGACGTAAGAATTCCAGAACAATATTCTGAGGCAACAGCGAAAGACGCCGTGAATATTCCTTTGGCTGAACTTCAAAATAATATTGAAAATCTGAAAGGAAAAAAAGTAGTGGTTTTCTGCAACAAAGGTATACAGGCGGATCAGGCTGTAGAAATTTTGAAGAAAAACGGAGTTGAGGTTTATGACGGAACCACCTGGAAAAATGTGAAAGCCATTCAGGAAGAAAAATAA
- a CDS encoding helicase HerA-like domain-containing protein has product MADKTKFIEELSTRYTPKGEHIILGKGMLDGEVVTEVNVTIPLKTINRHGLIAGATGTGKTKTLQVFAEQLSHAGIPSLVLDIKGDFSGIAEAGQMNSIIEERYAKTQLPYNPQAFPVELMSISGGKGVKLRATVTEFGPVLLSKILELNDTQQSIMSIVFKYCDDKGLPLIDLNDLKKVLQYVTDNPQGKAELSANYGSIAPASLGAMLRSIVALEQQGAADFFGELSFDVHDLLETRDGKGVVNILRVADIQNKPQLFSTFMLSLFAEIYMSFPEEGDSGKPKLVLFIDEAHLIFDESSKALVSQIETMVKLIRSKGVGIYFITQIPGDVPENVLSQLGLKIQHALRGFTAKDKKEISKAVENYPTTEFYNASELIQNLGIGEAFITALDEKGIPTPLVHTYLISPESRMDVLNDAEVSELTSKSALVSKYEKPIDSESAYEILVRRMEQAVENSAPTQKTKPVKEEPGMFEQVLKSSAGRTFANTLMREGAKAILGMFGLGGRKR; this is encoded by the coding sequence ATGGCAGACAAAACAAAATTTATCGAAGAACTTTCTACAAGATATACTCCAAAAGGAGAACATATTATTTTAGGAAAAGGAATGTTGGATGGCGAAGTAGTTACTGAAGTCAATGTTACGATTCCTTTAAAAACTATCAACCGTCACGGTTTGATTGCCGGAGCTACCGGAACTGGAAAAACAAAAACACTTCAGGTTTTCGCCGAACAGCTTTCTCATGCAGGAATTCCGTCTTTGGTTTTAGATATCAAAGGTGATTTTTCGGGAATTGCAGAGGCGGGACAAATGAATTCTATCATTGAAGAACGATATGCAAAAACACAGCTTCCGTATAATCCGCAGGCTTTTCCTGTTGAATTGATGAGCATTTCGGGTGGAAAAGGTGTGAAATTACGTGCAACGGTTACCGAATTTGGACCTGTTTTGTTAAGCAAGATTTTAGAATTGAATGATACTCAGCAAAGCATCATGTCGATTGTTTTTAAATATTGCGATGATAAAGGTTTGCCTTTAATTGATTTAAACGATTTAAAGAAAGTTCTGCAATATGTAACCGATAATCCGCAAGGTAAAGCAGAATTGTCTGCCAATTACGGTTCTATTGCTCCAGCTTCTTTAGGGGCAATGTTGAGGTCAATTGTTGCTTTAGAGCAGCAAGGTGCCGCAGATTTCTTTGGTGAACTGAGTTTCGATGTTCACGATTTGTTGGAAACACGTGATGGAAAAGGTGTTGTCAATATTTTAAGAGTTGCTGATATTCAAAACAAGCCACAACTGTTTTCAACATTTATGCTTTCGCTTTTTGCTGAAATTTATATGAGTTTCCCTGAAGAAGGTGATAGTGGAAAACCAAAATTGGTTCTCTTCATTGATGAGGCGCATTTGATTTTTGATGAATCTTCAAAAGCACTGGTTTCGCAAATCGAAACGATGGTAAAACTGATTCGCTCTAAAGGTGTCGGGATTTACTTTATTACTCAGATTCCTGGTGATGTTCCTGAAAATGTTCTTTCTCAATTGGGTTTAAAAATCCAGCATGCATTGAGAGGTTTTACCGCAAAAGATAAAAAAGAAATTTCTAAAGCGGTTGAAAATTATCCTACAACAGAGTTTTATAATGCTTCTGAGTTGATACAGAATTTAGGAATTGGGGAAGCTTTTATCACCGCTTTGGATGAAAAAGGAATTCCAACACCGCTTGTTCACACGTATCTGATTTCTCCTGAATCAAGAATGGATGTGTTGAATGATGCCGAAGTTTCAGAATTAACATCAAAGTCTGCATTGGTTTCAAAATATGAAAAACCAATCGACAGCGAGTCTGCCTACGAAATTTTAGTAAGAAGAATGGAACAGGCTGTTGAAAATTCGGCTCCAACTCAAAAAACAAAACCAGTGAAAGAAGAACCGGGAATGTTTGAGCAGGTTCTTAAAAGCAGTGCAGGAAGAACTTTCGCCAATACTCTGATGAGAGAAGGTGCAAAAGCGATTCTGGGAATGTTTGGCTTGGGTGGAAGAAAAAGATAG
- a CDS encoding MFS transporter: MSSSLKKFYIIAWAFGLVFYFLDYVIRSAPAVMIPQLVDNFNTTELKLISMIGTYYYTYSTCSLIAGIALDKFGAKKSLFVGTLILGIGCLLFLLSTQFAGVSGRLLQGAGCAFAFPGCVYLASKGFSSKSLATAIGVTQCIGMLGGTAGQFVVGPWIESGVSIHTFWLWSGVATIITAFCLFFVIPKDQKSENSTDNQPKHLGYLEPYKIVFKNPQSWLCGIISGLLFAPTTIFAMTWAVAFFEKDKQFAFHDAAVTSAMVAFGWVFGCPLLGFITDKIGRRKPVLIGGAILMILSLLQMIVLPDLYSAKVSMFILGLGSGAAMIPYSVIKETNPDYVKGSSTGAINFITFGVTTLLSPVFSSFFGKDLGLSDANIHFQNSLFFWIGGIVLAIVISLMLKETGSKVQVENKI, translated from the coding sequence ATGAGTAGTTCTCTGAAGAAATTCTATATCATCGCTTGGGCATTCGGTTTGGTCTTTTATTTTTTAGATTATGTGATTCGGTCTGCTCCTGCGGTAATGATCCCTCAATTGGTTGATAATTTCAATACCACCGAGCTGAAACTTATCAGCATGATAGGAACTTATTACTACACATATTCTACCTGTAGCTTGATTGCGGGGATTGCTCTAGACAAATTCGGGGCAAAAAAATCTCTTTTTGTAGGAACTTTAATTTTAGGAATTGGATGTCTGTTATTTTTACTTTCAACCCAGTTTGCGGGAGTTTCAGGAAGGCTTTTACAGGGAGCAGGTTGTGCTTTTGCTTTTCCGGGATGTGTTTATCTTGCGAGTAAAGGATTTTCTTCAAAATCTTTGGCAACAGCAATTGGAGTCACTCAATGTATAGGAATGTTGGGTGGAACAGCGGGACAGTTTGTAGTTGGACCATGGATAGAATCAGGAGTGAGTATTCATACTTTTTGGCTTTGGTCCGGAGTGGCAACTATTATTACAGCATTTTGTTTATTTTTTGTTATTCCTAAAGACCAGAAAAGCGAAAATTCTACCGATAATCAACCGAAACATTTAGGATATTTGGAACCATATAAAATCGTTTTTAAAAATCCTCAATCCTGGCTTTGCGGAATTATTTCAGGATTACTTTTTGCTCCGACAACTATTTTTGCGATGACTTGGGCGGTTGCTTTTTTCGAAAAAGACAAACAGTTTGCTTTTCATGATGCGGCAGTAACGAGTGCAATGGTTGCTTTTGGTTGGGTTTTCGGGTGTCCTTTGCTCGGTTTTATTACAGATAAAATAGGGCGAAGAAAACCTGTTTTGATTGGTGGTGCAATTTTGATGATTTTAAGTTTGCTGCAGATGATTGTATTGCCAGATTTATATTCTGCAAAAGTGAGTATGTTTATTTTAGGATTAGGTTCGGGAGCGGCAATGATTCCGTATTCTGTGATAAAAGAAACCAATCCGGATTACGTGAAAGGAAGTTCTACAGGAGCAATTAATTTTATAACTTTTGGCGTGACTACATTGTTAAGTCCTGTGTTTAGTAGCTTTTTTGGTAAAGATTTAGGTTTATCTGATGCAAATATTCATTTTCAAAATTCACTTTTTTTCTGGATTGGAGGAATTGTTTTAGCAATTGTTATTTCACTAATGCTTAAAGAAACAGGAAGTAAGGTTCAGGTTGAAAATAAAATTTAG
- a CDS encoding energy transducer TonB, producing MKKYFFVFILLIGFKSFAQEPKAESEKFTVTEKAEFPGGDDAFSKEFLKMIHGYIDMDKYAVNGKFTFLFDVSTEGKVENLKVLPKVKDSELFIDDMNFAIKRVKKKWKPAMQDGKPVVSKKVIKINFTSDHFDHGD from the coding sequence ATGAAGAAATATTTTTTTGTATTTATTCTGTTAATAGGGTTTAAAAGTTTTGCTCAAGAACCTAAAGCTGAATCTGAAAAATTTACTGTAACAGAGAAAGCTGAATTTCCAGGAGGTGATGATGCTTTCAGTAAAGAGTTTTTAAAAATGATTCATGGCTATATTGATATGGATAAATATGCGGTGAATGGTAAGTTTACTTTTCTTTTTGATGTCAGTACAGAGGGAAAAGTTGAGAATCTTAAGGTTTTGCCTAAAGTAAAAGACAGCGAATTGTTTATAGATGATATGAATTTCGCCATTAAAAGAGTTAAGAAAAAATGGAAACCTGCAATGCAGGATGGAAAACCTGTCGTTTCAAAAAAAGTAATTAAAATTAATTTTACTTCAGATCATTTTGATCATGGAGATTAA
- a CDS encoding autotransporter outer membrane beta-barrel domain-containing protein, with protein MKKIILIISMLGSIISIAQVGINTESPKATLDIMATPSDFSKIDGVIVPRLTGTELKAKDSLYNVDQKSAIVYVTSPLNIADVSLKTKNVTSIGIFYFDGDVWQKVNTGNNWSISGNTASADNFIGTTNSSDFVMKTNNTEKVRIYHTKNSKNEIKAITGGDLIVNDITVGRGTGNKSSNTVLGNQVLTKNTTGTHNVAVGSYNLYNSTSGALNVAIGNNAMVANTTGNGNIAVGQSSLLFNTTGYENIAIGHSTLSNINNKTGSHNIAIGFTAGNKIADGTTNNIIIGAKQDVTSSSGSNQLNIGGAIFGTELTGTEAAPSGKIGINNIDPAETLDIDGALKISTDYSDNALTDGAVTPIPNGGEGTIVFQDQHFFGWTGSAWKQLDN; from the coding sequence ATGAAGAAAATAATACTAATAATAAGTATGTTAGGTTCTATTATTTCGATTGCCCAAGTGGGAATAAACACCGAAAGCCCAAAAGCAACCTTAGACATTATGGCAACTCCATCAGATTTTTCAAAAATTGATGGAGTCATTGTTCCAAGGCTTACAGGAACCGAACTAAAAGCAAAGGATAGCCTTTACAACGTTGACCAAAAATCCGCTATTGTATATGTAACCTCACCATTAAATATTGCAGATGTAAGTCTCAAAACAAAAAATGTAACGAGTATAGGAATTTTCTATTTTGATGGTGATGTTTGGCAAAAAGTAAACACAGGAAACAATTGGTCTATTTCTGGGAACACAGCTTCAGCAGATAATTTTATAGGAACTACAAATTCTAGTGATTTTGTAATGAAAACTAATAATACCGAAAAGGTGCGAATTTATCATACAAAAAATTCAAAGAATGAGATTAAAGCCATTACAGGAGGTGATTTAATCGTGAATGACATTACCGTAGGAAGGGGAACAGGTAATAAAAGCAGTAATACAGTATTAGGGAATCAGGTTTTGACAAAAAACACCACAGGTACACATAATGTTGCGGTAGGTAGTTACAATTTATATAATAGCACTTCAGGAGCCTTAAATGTAGCAATAGGTAATAACGCTATGGTTGCGAATACGACAGGCAATGGAAATATCGCAGTAGGACAAAGCAGCCTTCTTTTTAATACAACAGGTTATGAAAATATTGCGATCGGACACAGCACTTTATCAAACATCAATAATAAAACAGGAAGCCACAATATAGCAATCGGATTTACAGCAGGAAATAAAATTGCAGATGGTACGACCAATAATATCATTATCGGAGCTAAACAAGATGTAACCTCTAGCTCTGGGAGCAATCAACTCAACATTGGAGGTGCAATTTTCGGAACAGAACTTACCGGAACAGAAGCTGCACCATCAGGAAAAATAGGTATTAATAATATAGATCCCGCAGAGACATTGGATATAGATGGTGCTCTAAAAATTTCCACAGATTATTCCGACAATGCTTTGACCGATGGCGCTGTCACTCCTATTCCAAATGGTGGTGAAGGAACAATTGTTTTTCAAGATCAGCATTTTTTCGGCTGGACAGGGTCTGCCTGGAAACAACTGGATAACTAA
- a CDS encoding energy transducer TonB — translation MKTLVLFIGLFVANFAFAQDLEDRDESFIVENNKNLLKIDIKEPFMQVAVKGCNDFQAASFEGGAAAYKTILRKYMYTYLNSDFYTLTGDFTFTLTIDAMGRVIDVAGDPKVLNSDVFFDDMQYVVRRIKKDWKPAMCNGQPVKSEMKLKMSFSSLSADM, via the coding sequence ATGAAAACACTAGTATTATTTATAGGGCTTTTTGTGGCAAATTTCGCGTTTGCTCAGGATCTTGAAGACAGAGATGAATCTTTCATCGTAGAAAATAATAAAAATCTATTAAAAATAGACATTAAAGAACCTTTTATGCAGGTTGCTGTGAAAGGTTGCAACGATTTTCAGGCAGCAAGTTTTGAAGGAGGAGCTGCAGCTTACAAAACTATTCTCAGAAAATACATGTATACGTATCTGAATTCAGATTTTTATACTTTAACAGGCGATTTTACATTTACACTCACCATTGATGCGATGGGCAGAGTAATTGATGTAGCCGGAGATCCCAAAGTTTTGAACAGTGATGTTTTCTTTGATGATATGCAATATGTGGTAAGAAGAATTAAAAAAGACTGGAAACCTGCAATGTGTAACGGACAACCCGTAAAATCTGAAATGAAACTTAAGATGAGCTTCTCATCATTATCTGCCGATATGTAA
- a CDS encoding MBL fold metallo-hydrolase — MKIEQIYTGCLAQGAYYIVSENEAAIIDPLREVKPYLDRLEKDNVTLKYIFETHFHADFVSGHLDLSKKTNAPIVYGPTAQPEFEAIIAEDNQIFEIGKIKIKVLHTPGHTMESTTYLLIDENGTETAIFTGDTLFLGDVGRPDLAQKAGSVTQEDLAGILYESLHNKILPLDDSITVYPAHGAGSACGKNMQKETVDILGNQKRTNYALNQPDKESFIREVLDGLTAPPKYFGMNVAMNKGGYDSLDTVMDRGLNPISVEDFESFAEETGALILDTRGPADFHKGYIPNAINIGLKGDFAPWVGSLIVDVKHPLLLVSDEGTEEEVITRLSRVGFDNVLGYLKGGFEAWKNSTKEIDEVKRISPAEFAEAFNENSKVIDVRKIGEYSAEHIDNAYSRPLDTISDWVSTIDDSEHFFLHCAGGYRSMIAASILNSHGIRNFTEIEGGFNGIKKTEKLPVSDFVCQSKTL; from the coding sequence ATGAAAATTGAGCAAATATATACAGGCTGTTTAGCACAAGGCGCATATTATATCGTATCAGAAAATGAAGCAGCAATCATAGATCCGCTGAGAGAAGTAAAACCATATCTTGACCGTCTTGAAAAAGACAATGTCACTTTAAAATATATTTTTGAAACTCATTTTCATGCAGATTTTGTTTCGGGTCACTTAGATTTAAGTAAAAAAACCAATGCTCCTATTGTTTACGGACCCACTGCACAGCCTGAATTTGAAGCAATTATCGCTGAAGACAACCAGATTTTTGAAATCGGAAAGATCAAAATAAAAGTACTTCACACTCCGGGTCACACGATGGAAAGTACAACCTATCTTTTAATTGATGAAAACGGTACAGAAACTGCTATTTTCACAGGAGATACTTTGTTTTTAGGTGATGTAGGGCGACCTGATCTTGCTCAGAAAGCGGGAAGCGTTACGCAGGAAGATCTTGCAGGAATTTTATATGAAAGTTTACACAATAAAATTCTTCCTTTAGATGACAGTATTACGGTTTATCCGGCTCATGGAGCGGGTTCGGCTTGCGGAAAAAATATGCAGAAAGAGACCGTAGATATTTTAGGGAATCAAAAAAGAACAAATTATGCGCTGAATCAGCCTGATAAAGAATCATTTATAAGAGAAGTTTTAGACGGATTAACTGCGCCACCCAAATATTTCGGGATGAATGTTGCCATGAATAAAGGTGGTTACGATAGCTTAGATACGGTGATGGATAGAGGTTTAAACCCTATTTCGGTAGAAGATTTTGAAAGTTTTGCTGAAGAAACAGGAGCTTTGATTTTAGATACAAGAGGACCTGCAGATTTTCATAAAGGATATATTCCAAATGCAATCAATATCGGTTTAAAAGGTGATTTTGCACCGTGGGTAGGAAGTCTTATCGTAGATGTAAAACATCCTTTATTACTGGTTTCTGACGAAGGAACTGAAGAAGAAGTTATAACAAGATTAAGCAGAGTTGGTTTTGATAATGTTTTAGGATATTTAAAAGGTGGTTTTGAAGCCTGGAAAAATTCAACAAAAGAAATCGACGAAGTAAAAAGAATCTCCCCTGCCGAATTTGCAGAAGCATTTAATGAAAATTCAAAAGTGATTGATGTAAGAAAAATCGGAGAATATTCAGCGGAACATATCGACAACGCTTACAGCAGACCTTTGGATACAATCAGCGACTGGGTTTCTACCATTGATGATTCTGAACATTTCTTTTTGCATTGTGCAGGAGGTTACAGAAGCATGATTGCAGCAAGCATCCTTAACTCACACGGAATCAGAAATTTCACAGAAATAGAAGGCGGTTTTAACGGCATCAAAAAAACAGAAAAACTTCCTGTTTCAGATTTTGTATGTCAATCTAAAACATTGTAG
- a CDS encoding 3'-5' exonuclease has product MYSIIDIESNGAGFRKECIIDIAIFKYDGHKIVDQFISLVNPESEITPFVQKLTNISPKMVKTAPKFHELAKRVVEITEGTTLVGHNIDFDYRMLRQSFQRLGYDFKINTLDTIPLAKKLIPDEVSYSLGKLVKSLGIPLVNAHRAEGDARATLELFKLLLSKDTNNEIIQEQHEETNAKTYINKIKLLTQDLPSEKGFVYFQNEAGKIIFSDYVQDINKFSKKLFNSKSKKWENIQTEVEQINFELTGTDIIAKLILNSKGIKKRETLPFGLYFRNDKYLVEKNTLNKTEKPILKFKAFTQGSKAVQFISKIEEFKDINVFKKKIDFRKRNELWLGSGRKLGEKLFLIIDNGKVTSYGFYELFTQIQTMSKISKLKIDLPLPTGDLINDLQLALLRGDFETLPLPK; this is encoded by the coding sequence ATGTATTCAATTATAGATATAGAAAGCAATGGTGCAGGTTTTAGAAAAGAATGCATTATAGATATCGCCATTTTCAAATATGATGGTCACAAAATCGTAGACCAGTTTATTTCGCTCGTTAATCCGGAAAGCGAGATTACTCCCTTTGTACAAAAGCTGACGAATATTAGCCCGAAAATGGTGAAAACTGCTCCGAAATTCCATGAATTGGCAAAAAGGGTAGTGGAAATTACAGAAGGGACGACTTTGGTAGGACACAATATAGATTTCGATTACAGAATGCTTCGTCAATCTTTTCAAAGGTTGGGTTACGATTTTAAAATCAATACTTTAGATACAATTCCTTTAGCGAAAAAGCTGATTCCGGATGAGGTAAGTTATTCTTTGGGGAAACTGGTGAAATCATTAGGGATTCCGTTGGTTAACGCACATCGTGCAGAAGGTGATGCAAGAGCAACTTTAGAATTGTTTAAATTATTACTTTCAAAAGATACGAATAACGAGATTATTCAGGAGCAACATGAGGAAACAAATGCTAAAACTTACATCAATAAAATCAAGTTGTTAACTCAGGATTTACCAAGCGAAAAAGGGTTTGTTTATTTCCAGAATGAAGCCGGAAAAATTATTTTTTCAGATTATGTGCAGGATATTAATAAGTTTTCTAAAAAGCTTTTTAATTCTAAATCAAAAAAATGGGAAAATATTCAGACTGAGGTTGAGCAAATCAATTTTGAACTGACGGGAACTGATATTATCGCCAAGTTGATTTTAAATTCAAAAGGAATAAAAAAGAGAGAAACATTGCCTTTCGGGCTGTATTTTAGAAATGATAAATATTTAGTAGAAAAAAATACTTTAAATAAAACCGAAAAACCGATTCTTAAATTTAAAGCTTTCACACAAGGCTCAAAAGCGGTACAGTTTATCAGCAAAATTGAAGAATTTAAAGATATCAATGTTTTCAAAAAGAAAATCGATTTTAGAAAAAGAAACGAGCTTTGGCTGGGAAGCGGAAGAAAGCTTGGTGAAAAACTTTTCCTGATCATTGATAACGGAAAAGTAACGTCGTATGGTTTTTACGAATTGTTTACTCAAATTCAGACCATGAGTAAAATTTCAAAACTGAAAATAGACTTGCCTTTGCCGACTGGCGACCTCATCAATGATTTACAATTGGCGCTGCTTCGAGGTGATTTTGAGACGTTACCGTTACCAAAATAA
- the lysA gene encoding diaminopimelate decarboxylase, translated as MNSKELLKIASEFGTPVYVYDAESIKIQYEKLTSSFLKHTKFFYAAKALTNINILKYVKNLGASLDCVSINEVKLGLKAGFPKEKILFTPNCVDLAEIEEAMTHGVHINIDNISTLEQFGNKYGNTYPILVRINPHIFAGGNYKISTGHIDSKFGISIHQVRHIERVMKSTNLNVEGLHMHTGSEIKDPDVFLQALDIMLELSEHFPNLKYLDMGSGFKIPYQDSEEETDVKTLGKKVEKVIAEFSKSTGKKFELWFEPGKFLVGKSGYLLVKANVIKQTTATVFVGVNSGFNHLIRPMFYDSYHQIENLSNPKGAERIYTVVGNICETDTFAWDRKLNEVREGDILAFHNAGAYGFEMSSNFNSRLKPAEVLFLDGKAHLIRKRDEFEDLLRNQIEIL; from the coding sequence ATGAATTCAAAAGAATTATTAAAGATCGCCAGCGAATTTGGCACACCGGTGTATGTTTACGATGCAGAATCGATTAAAATCCAATACGAGAAACTTACATCTTCTTTTTTAAAACACACAAAGTTCTTCTATGCTGCAAAGGCATTGACCAACATTAATATTTTAAAATATGTAAAGAACTTAGGTGCTTCTTTGGATTGTGTTTCAATAAATGAAGTTAAATTAGGTCTAAAAGCAGGTTTCCCGAAAGAGAAAATCTTGTTCACTCCAAACTGTGTTGATTTGGCTGAAATTGAGGAAGCAATGACACACGGAGTTCATATCAATATCGATAACATCTCTACTCTTGAGCAATTCGGTAACAAATACGGAAACACCTATCCAATTTTGGTAAGAATCAATCCGCATATTTTTGCCGGGGGTAATTACAAAATCTCTACAGGTCATATCGACTCTAAATTCGGAATTTCTATTCATCAGGTTCGTCATATTGAAAGAGTAATGAAATCTACCAATCTGAATGTAGAAGGTCTTCACATGCACACCGGAAGCGAAATCAAAGATCCTGATGTTTTCCTTCAGGCTCTTGATATTATGCTTGAATTATCTGAACATTTCCCGAATCTGAAATATCTGGATATGGGAAGTGGTTTCAAAATTCCTTACCAAGACAGCGAAGAAGAAACCGATGTGAAAACTTTAGGTAAAAAAGTAGAAAAAGTAATCGCAGAATTTTCAAAATCTACAGGGAAGAAATTCGAACTTTGGTTTGAACCTGGAAAATTTTTAGTTGGAAAAAGCGGTTATTTATTAGTGAAAGCTAATGTCATCAAGCAAACTACTGCAACCGTTTTTGTTGGAGTAAATTCAGGATTTAACCATTTAATTCGTCCGATGTTCTATGATTCTTACCATCAGATTGAAAATTTATCTAATCCAAAAGGAGCGGAAAGAATTTATACTGTTGTTGGAAACATCTGTGAAACCGATACCTTTGCTTGGGACAGAAAACTGAATGAAGTAAGAGAAGGCGATATTTTAGCATTCCATAATGCAGGAGCTTATGGTTTTGAAATGAGTTCAAACTTTAATTCAAGATTAAAACCTGCGGAAGTTCTTTTCTTAGACGGAAAAGCGCATTTAATCAGAAAAAGAGATGAATTTGAGGATCTTTTGAGAAATCAGATTGAAATTCTTTAA
- a CDS encoding helix-turn-helix domain-containing protein, producing MINFTKSFYNHIYTGNRKIKSDLINLGDVPYIDVDASSIKEWISLANLVKNEYRRSKNEYKELICLYLKAALVKYKRYFNLGTDSILLKKNHKSTLAQNFKELIDMKFKEWKLPKEYANEMCITPHYLSTISKAKFGKSTGTIIKERIILEAERLLKSTDLTVNEIGGRLGFSDKSNFNKYFKKYMYCTPEAFRNERSRDVEMQNHLV from the coding sequence ATGATTAATTTTACAAAATCTTTTTACAATCATATCTATACCGGAAACCGAAAGATAAAAAGCGATCTGATAAATCTTGGAGATGTACCATATATAGATGTTGATGCATCTTCTATTAAAGAATGGATTTCTTTGGCAAATCTTGTTAAAAACGAATATCGCAGGTCTAAAAATGAATATAAAGAATTGATTTGTCTTTATTTGAAAGCTGCCTTGGTAAAGTATAAAAGGTATTTTAATCTAGGAACCGATTCTATTTTACTGAAAAAAAACCATAAAAGTACATTGGCACAAAACTTTAAAGAACTGATTGACATGAAGTTCAAAGAATGGAAACTCCCAAAAGAATATGCAAACGAAATGTGTATTACACCTCATTATCTAAGCACAATTTCTAAAGCAAAATTTGGAAAGTCTACAGGAACAATTATTAAAGAACGTATAATTTTGGAGGCAGAAAGGCTACTAAAGAGTACCGACCTTACGGTAAACGAAATCGGAGGGAGATTAGGTTTTTCAGACAAGTCTAATTTTAACAAATATTTTAAAAAATATATGTACTGTACTCCTGAAGCGTTTCGTAATGAAAGGTCACGTGATGTAGAAATGCAGAATCACCTTGTGTGA